TGCCGGACAACCGGTGGCACAACGCCAGTATTGGAACGGTAATAATTGGACGTTGCGTACGACGTTGAATTATGATGTTAAGTTGGCGGATATACATCGTCTGGACCTAATGGCAGGTATCGAAGCCAAACATTCAGAGCGTGACGAAATGGAAATCAATTCTGACTATTTTCCGGGAGATTATACCGTAGAAAATATTCTTTCTATGTGGAATAACGGTACGGCGGAGCCTACTTACACTACGATAGAAGAACCCAGCCGGAGCCTTTCCTATTTCGGGCGTTTGAATTATGTGTTGAAGGATAGATACTACCTGACTTTTACATTGCGTGCTGATGGTACGAATGTATTTGCGCCCGGCAATAAGTGGGGTATTTTCCCTGCAGGTTCGGCCGCTTGGCGTATCAGTGACGAAAAGTTTATGGAACCGACAAAAAAGTGGTTGAGTAACCTGAAATTGCGTGCCAGCTACGGTAAGTCGGGTAATGCGCGTGTAGGCTCTTATTGGCGACAGACTTATAGCCCGGTGACCAATATCAAAAATCTGTATTATCAGAATGGCATAGGGCAGAGCGGCTTGCAGCCTGCTACCCGTTTGCGTAACGAAAACTTGACATGGGAATCTAAGTATTCTACTAATGTCGGTTTGGATATGGGTTTTTGGAATAACCGTGTCAACTTAACGTTTGATTTCTATAACGATGTGACGAAAGATTTGATTATGGAGGTGCAGCTCCCTTCAAATTCGGGGTATCGCACACAATATCAGAATCTGGGACAGACTACCAATAGAGGGGTGGAGTTGACGTTGAATGCGAATTTGATTAACAAGAAGGATTTCTTCCTTGACTTTAATTTCAACATTTCGTTCAATAAGAATACGGTGGATGCCCTTTATGGTTCTGGAGGCGATACGGAAATGATTATTAATGGCGGTGCTGTGGAAGTCGGAAGTGATAACTATCGTATTTTTGTCGGCGAAGAGGTCGGATTGATGTATGGCTATGTATGCGACGGCATGTATTCATTTGATGATTTCACTTTTGATGATGCTTCTAAGAAGTGGGTGTTGAAAGAAGGCGTTCCTAACGTGACGGAAGAAGTATTGACTAACAGTGGGGATAATTTCGGTCCCGGACATATTAAACTGAAAGATTTGAACGGTGACGGTAAGATAGATCCGGATAACGACCGGCAGATTATTGGTCATGCGTTGCCTAAGCATACGGGCGGTTTCGGCCTGACGGCAGGCTGGAAAGGATTCGACTTAACCGCTCTGTTTAACTGGTCATACGGTAATGATGTGTTCAATGCCAGCAAGATTGACTATACATCTTATCAGGGCTCGAAACGTTACCAAAACATGAGTACGGAAATGAGCCTTGCCAATCGTTTCACAACAATTGACCCGGAAACCGGCCAGAACATTTATTCCGGTGAATTTGCCGATCCGGAACGTTTGCAAGCGTTGAATGCGAATGCAACGATGTGGCACCCATTGATGAATAATTCGGTGATGACAGACTGGGCGGTAGAAGACGGTTCGTTTTTGCGGTTGGGTACGTTGACGTTAGGATACACGTTCCCCAAGCAATGGACTAAGAAGTTTGGGGCGAAAAACTTGCGCCTTTACGTGACCGGGAACAACTTGTTTTGCATTACAGGATATAGCGGGCAAGACCCTGAAGTAAACACCAGTTCTAATAATATGGTCTTGGGATACGATTTGTCGGCTTATCCGAAATCACGTTCTTATATTGTTGGTTTAAATGTTACATTTTGAATAATAGAACACGTATGAAAGTATATAGATATTTAGCTGTTTTGCTTGCAGGATGTTTGATGTTGGGGTCTTGCAGCGATTTTTTAGATACGGAGTCCCCGTCCGAGCAGACATCACAAGTCATTTATGAGAATGAGGGATTGGCGCGTTCCGCCCTTATGGGAGTTTATTCTATTATGACCGGTACCTACGTTTATGGACAGAAGATGTCGGTCAATTGGCAGGGGGTGTCGGATATTGAGTTGGCAAGCGGTTATCAGGATGATCCGTCTACTTCCGGTGCGGATAATGGCATCGCCAATTATTTTTGTAATTGGTACTTGGAGAATACGAAATGGGAAGATATTTTTAAAATGGCGGAACTGGCGAGTACGGCGGTGGAAGGCATTCGGAATTCTTCTATGCTGGAAGGTTCTTCTACCTTGCGAGGTTATTTAGGCGAAGCGTTGGTGTTGCGTTCGTTGGCCTACTTCGAATTAGTTCGCCGTTACGGTGACATTCCTTATAAGGAAGGTACTTCAAATTCAGACCTTTCTAATGTATATATGGGCAAGATAGACCGCGACAGTATCTATAGCGGTATCATTCGTGATATGGAGGAAGCGATTGATTATTTGCCTTGGATGGGAGCTTCCGATTATAATGCGGAACGTGTGACGAAAGGTTTTGCTAAAGGGCTCTTGGCACGTATCGCTTTGTTTGCCGGAGGATGGTCGGTGCGCGACGGCAATCAGTTCCCTGATAATGGGAAGGTAGAACACTATCCTAATACGGAAGGAAATCCGGGAATGGCGGAAGTGAATGGCTATTATATCGGCCGTCCGCTCAATTGGCGTGATTATTATAAAATTGCGGCGCAACAATGTGCCGAGTTGATTGGTGATCCGGAGAATCCCCATCAGTTAGATCCTGACTATGGCGATATTTGGAAGACTGTTTGTGCAGACCAATATAATAAGTATAACGAAAATATGTTTGAAGTGGCTAATGGCGTTGGGTATAGTGGTGATATCGGTACATTGATGGGGCGCCAGATGGATGGAAATTTAGGGTACGGGCAGCGTGGCTTCGGCGGTACATACGTCAGCACGAACGCTTACTACTTCTATTCGTTCACTCCTACGGACCAACGCCGTGACTATGCTTGCTATTGGCCTACTTATAAAGCCGATTCCGACTGGGGAGACAAAGCCAACCGCGAAGTGATGAATAATGATATTATGAATGTACGTCTGGGCAAATGGAGTTTTTGGTGGACATCGGATACATACCGATCGATTGCGGCTACGGCTACAGCCCGTACTCCGACCGGCATCAACTGGATTCTGATGCGTTATCCGGATGTCTTGCTGATGTTTGCCGAGGCGCGGTATGCGCTCGACGGCAATGCCAATCAGATTGATCCGGTGGCGGGCATCAGCCCTCGCCAGGCTTTGGAGCAAGTGCGCGAACGTGCTTTCGGGGCAGGATCTCCGGAAATCGCCAACTATGACTCCGATTTCTTTGAAGCTATCGTAAACGAACGTGCTTGGGAGTTCGGTGGGGAAAGTATCCGTAAGCTTGACTTGGTGCGTTGGGGATTGTTGGATAGCAAAATCGAAGAGATGAAGCAAGCGATGCTGTACATGATGGACGGGACGAAGGAAGTGAGGATTTTCGATAAGGTTTACCAGCCGAGCAGTTTCCCGACCAAGTTGTATTATGCATACGATGGCAATAAGGAATTTATCGATTGGTCTACGGTGAACTTTTATTCGCAACGTAATGCGAATCCCGACCCTAATGTGTATCGTGAAATCAATTGGTTCCCCAATAATTATTGGGATAATGATCCGGAGAATCCGCAGACAGCCGATGACGCTGAAACGCTGATTAAGAATTCGGGAAAGGTTTTGGCCTGTGCTTCCGGCTTGCGCGCTTCGTATGATTATAGCAATCTGATCAGCGCTTTGCGATGGGGAAATGAGATTCAAACTTGGATAAACCAGAATATCCATCAGTTAGGTAATAATGAGTGTAATTATCGGCATCTTTACCCGATTTATTACGAAGATGTCTATAAGTCTGATGGTTACTTGTCTAATTCTTATGGGTATTGATAATCGAAAAAACGAGTTGTATGAAAAAAACTGGATTATATTTATTGGCAGGGCTATTCATTGGGGGAATGGCCGCTTGTGAAGATGCCAACGACTGGGGATACGATGCGGCCCACGACCGCCCGTTCCGTCCTACGCAGTTCGAAACGGTAGAAGAGCTTCCTACTTCGGTGCAAGTCAGTTTCAAAGGCGTGCAAGACGCGACGAAGTATGTGTTCGAGTTTAGCAAGGGCGATAGCCTGTTGTTCAATAACATTGTGCGCACAGATGAAGTGCTGGCGGATACGTTGACTCCTTTTAGCGAATCGCCGTTGGTGGTTTCTACAGAATACCGTGTTTGGTTTCAGGATTTGGACGGGACGTCCCGCTACTCGATTCGGATGAAAGGAGTTGATGAAAGGACAGGCCGTGAATCGGGCTACATCGCCCTTTGTTTTGATACGCCGAACGAGCAAATCTTTACCAATGTGATTCCGGGCACTAATTCTGCGGTACTGAATTGGGATGCCACAAAAGAAGCTACTACCATTAAGTACGGCGAAGAAGTGGAAACGCAGCCTGAAACGGAAACCACTCCGGCGGTTCTGGATACCATTTGGGCGGAGCCGGTTGCATTGACATCCGATATGCAAGGGCAGCTTACATTGGAAGGGCTGAAGAGCGGAACGAATTATATTGCCCAGATTTGGAACAATGCGGCAGATGAGGTGCTGCGGGGTACATACGATTTCCGTACGTTAGGTTCGGCTACGGCGGCGCCGATTGAAGTAAAGGCCGGGGATGACATCAATGCCTTGCTGGCCGGGCAGACGGGTGATGTGACGCTATCGTTCAGTGGCGATGCGGCCTATACAGCCGGAGAACTGATTGTGCCGGAAGGCATTGCCAACCTATATATTGCCGGCAATATGGTGAACGGGCAGATGCCGAAACTGACGATGGGTAAGTTTACGTTCCAAGCTCCGTTGAATAATGTCTATGTGCAATACGTGGATATTGTCAGCGATGGAAGTGCGCAGTTCTTGGTCGAAATCGGTGATGCGAACTTCTTCAAGAACATTACGTTCGAAGGATGCAACATCAGTGATGTGCCTCGCAGCATTGTCCGCCTGAATTCCGGCGATGCAGAAGTGGAAGGCATTACCATCAGCGGTTGCTTGATTCATAATGTGGCATTGAGCGGTTACGGATTATTGAATATCGGTAAGGCTAAATCGCTCCAGTCGGTTGTCATCCGTAATAATACCCTTTGGAATATAACGGACCAAATTATCGACTTGCGTGTGGAAGTAGAAGAATTCGAATACACCCAGAACACGTTCTATAACGATGCGAATACGGGAATTCCTAAGTTTTTCCGTCTTGACAAGCAGCCGAAGTCAATTACGGTAACCAGCTCCATTTTCTCGGGCCCGAATGGCGGAAGCAAGACGAACGCAGGAAATAGCGATTACAATTGGCTGAGTTATGCCGGTTGTTACCGCACCTCCGATTTGCAGATTGATAGTCGTGAATTTACCGATGCGCGCGTGTTGAGCTATACGGCAGCCGAATTGTTTGCAGATCCGGACAACGGTGATTTCCATTTCAATCCGGATTTGCATTTTGAGGGAGACGGCGAGGCCGGTGATTCGCGCTGGTGGACAAAATAAGATGCTAAATTGTTAAGTTAAATTAAGAGAGTCTTTCAAGCCCCCTCAGCTCCCCCTTGGGGGAAGTTGAGGGGGCTTTCTTAAAACCTCATCGAAGTATAAATCCCGACACATCCGTCGCCTGCTACGGGATTGATTGTCAGCTGATGCTTTTGGGCAAACGGGCGGGTGAAGATGTACGAGCATCCGGCGCCGATGGCTGCTCCGGCAAGTACGTCCCATCCGTCATGCTTTTTGCCGTATATCCGGCTCCAGCCCACGTAGGTGGACAGCACGTATGCCGGAAGCCCCCATTTCCAGCCGTACCGCCTTTGGATGAATGCCGCCGCGGCAAACGATGTGGCGGTATGCATCGAGGGGAACGAATGGCGGTCGCTGTGGTCGGGGCGGTCTTTCCTGATGCTGTACTTCAGGGCATACGTGACGCCTGCCGTGGCAAGGGCGGAGAATGCCCCTTGTTTCAACCCTTCCCAGTCTTTTTGAATCAATACGGCGGTCAGTCCTGCCACGGGAAGCAATACCGCTCCCACATCGCCCGACGTGCGCACCGCCTTGCGCGAACCGCTGACCTCGATTTGCTGGGCGGAAAGCGGAAGCGTAAGGAGGAGCAGGATGTACAGTGTAAATGCTTTCAGCTTCATCTGTTCAGTATAGTTTGGGGATAAATATCAAAAGCCCGATTGCCGCGGAAGCGATGGCGAGAATCAATACGGCTCCGGCGGCTAAGTCTTTGGTCCGCCTGATGGCTTCATCGTATGCTGGAGATACCCTGTCGGCAAGCGCCTCGATGGAGGAATTGAGGGCTTCGGCGGCAAATACCATGCCGATGCACAGGACGATGGCGACCCATTCGATGCGCGATAATCCGGCAAGAAAGCCTGCCGCCAGCACGCATGCGGTGATGGCGCAATGTATCCACGCATTATGTTCGTAGCGGACGAGCAGGTATATCCCGCGGAATGCATAGCGGAAACTCTTCATCCGCTTGCGGAAGGTAAAGCCGTCGTTTTTCATATCCTTACGCACACCTCTACCGGGCAATGGTCGGAACCGAATATTTCGGTATGGATGGCTGCGCTCTCCAGCTTGCCGGCGAGCCGTGCCGAGGCGAGGAAGTAATCGATGCGCCACCCCGCGTTCTTCTCGCGTGCCCGGAAGCGGTACGACCACCACGAGTAAATGCCTTCCTGTTCGGGATAGAAATAGCGGAACGTATCGATGAATCCCGCGTCCAGCAGGGTCTGGAACTTCTCGCGTTCCTGGTCGGTGAAGCCTGCGTTCATGCGGTTGGTCTTCGGATTCTTCAGGTCTATCTCCTTGTGCGCCACGTTCAGGTCGCCGCATACCAGCACGGGCTTCTTTGCGTCAAGTTCCAAGAGGTACCGGCGGAAGGCATCCTCCCACGTCATCCGGTAGTCCAGGCGCTTCAGTCCGTCCTGCGAGTTGGGGGTATAGACCGTTACTAAATAGAAGTTCTCCATTTCCAAGGTGATGACACGTCCTTCACGGTCGTGCTCGTCGATGCCCATGCCGTAGCTTACGTTCAGGGGCTGGTGGCGGGTAAAGATGGCGGTGCCCGAATAGCCTTTCTTCTCGGCATAGTTCCAATACGAGGTATAGCCGTCGAAAGCCAGGTCGAGCTGCCCTGCCTGCATTTTGGTCTCCTGCAGGCAGAAGAAATCGGCATTTAGCCGGGTGAATGCGTCGCGGAAGCCTTTGTCGCAGCACGCCCGCAGTCCGTTTACGTTCCAAGAGATGAGTTTCATACGCTTTTTATTTCTTTAAGTCAAACAGATAAGTCAGCCGGGCACCGATGTACGAATGTCCCGAACGCCCGAACGGGTCTTTCTTCGAATTGTTGTAGAAGTCGCTCAAGCCGTAATAATACCGGGCTTCGAGTATGAAGTTTCCGATGCCGGTACGCACTTCCATGCCTCCGCCTCCTATGATGCCGTAATCGAATTTCCGGTCTGCCATTTTGCCGTACTGTTCGTTGGGAGTGCGTCCCGAGGGGTCCCACGAGGCGCTCATCGTTTCTTTTTCCGATATCAGGTATCCGATTTGCGGGCCCAGGTTGAGCACGAAACGCACGCCGTTCCCCTTGTCTTTCCCGAAAGCCAGGTGGGCAAGCAGGGGGATTTCGATGTAGCTCATCGTGCGGTGGTAGGTGTCTCCCGTCCCGTCGTCGATGTTTTCTTTCCAGCCTCTTTGCGAGAAGTTTATCTCGCCTTGGATGCCGCATAGCATTTTGAAATATTTTTCGCCGATGTAGCGTATCGTGACACCGAATTCCGGACCGATGAGCTTGCTTTCCTTGATGCTCGGGCTAAAGCTGACCGAGCTGATGTTGACGCCGCCGTTTACGCCTATGGAGAGGTTGCTCCGCTGGTCTTGCAGTTGCGCCTGGGCGGGAGATGCCCCCAGCAGGCATAGTCCGGTAATGATAAGTAT
The Phocaeicola salanitronis DSM 18170 genome window above contains:
- a CDS encoding SusC/RagA family TonB-linked outer membrane protein, translated to MKKKNMSGRLLLFWVLCCMIPIGVFAQGITVKGIVVDSSGEPIIGATVSEKSSKTNAIITDLDGSFSLSLSKAGKIVVSFVGMQTKEVDAVEGRTMRIMLEDDSQVLDEVEVVAVGYGNARRRDLTGAISSVGEGTLKNIPVTSASSAITGRLAGVSVVTTQGSPDASVSIRVRGGGSITQSNDPLFIVDGFEVSNIDDIPPTDIESIDVLKDASSTAIYGAKGANGVILVTTKSGRSGKTEVSFNASVGFNRFYNETEVLSPYEYVYLQRELDSSENAGFFNRFGRWEDIDIYKAKQGTDWQDMLFGDTGIKQNYNLNINGGSESLIYSISYTHDDESYIMQTSNFKRDNLNVKLSKKLFNDKVRLDFNAKMTHRVIDGPSVSSGNKLRDAVKYPPVKTLTELSDEDLAGDDALELENINTLNDPWFNITNEYKKQTKFNNSYNVALTWDIIKGLSWRAEGTYGYTYDRTDNIWLANTSTANGRAGQPVAQRQYWNGNNWTLRTTLNYDVKLADIHRLDLMAGIEAKHSERDEMEINSDYFPGDYTVENILSMWNNGTAEPTYTTIEEPSRSLSYFGRLNYVLKDRYYLTFTLRADGTNVFAPGNKWGIFPAGSAAWRISDEKFMEPTKKWLSNLKLRASYGKSGNARVGSYWRQTYSPVTNIKNLYYQNGIGQSGLQPATRLRNENLTWESKYSTNVGLDMGFWNNRVNLTFDFYNDVTKDLIMEVQLPSNSGYRTQYQNLGQTTNRGVELTLNANLINKKDFFLDFNFNISFNKNTVDALYGSGGDTEMIINGGAVEVGSDNYRIFVGEEVGLMYGYVCDGMYSFDDFTFDDASKKWVLKEGVPNVTEEVLTNSGDNFGPGHIKLKDLNGDGKIDPDNDRQIIGHALPKHTGGFGLTAGWKGFDLTALFNWSYGNDVFNASKIDYTSYQGSKRYQNMSTEMSLANRFTTIDPETGQNIYSGEFADPERLQALNANATMWHPLMNNSVMTDWAVEDGSFLRLGTLTLGYTFPKQWTKKFGAKNLRLYVTGNNLFCITGYSGQDPEVNTSSNNMVLGYDLSAYPKSRSYIVGLNVTF
- a CDS encoding porin family protein, whose translation is MMKRLYILIITGLCLLGASPAQAQLQDQRSNLSIGVNGGVNISSVSFSPSIKESKLIGPEFGVTIRYIGEKYFKMLCGIQGEINFSQRGWKENIDDGTGDTYHRTMSYIEIPLLAHLAFGKDKGNGVRFVLNLGPQIGYLISEKETMSASWDPSGRTPNEQYGKMADRKFDYGIIGGGGMEVRTGIGNFILEARYYYGLSDFYNNSKKDPFGRSGHSYIGARLTYLFDLKK
- a CDS encoding RagB/SusD family nutrient uptake outer membrane protein encodes the protein MKVYRYLAVLLAGCLMLGSCSDFLDTESPSEQTSQVIYENEGLARSALMGVYSIMTGTYVYGQKMSVNWQGVSDIELASGYQDDPSTSGADNGIANYFCNWYLENTKWEDIFKMAELASTAVEGIRNSSMLEGSSTLRGYLGEALVLRSLAYFELVRRYGDIPYKEGTSNSDLSNVYMGKIDRDSIYSGIIRDMEEAIDYLPWMGASDYNAERVTKGFAKGLLARIALFAGGWSVRDGNQFPDNGKVEHYPNTEGNPGMAEVNGYYIGRPLNWRDYYKIAAQQCAELIGDPENPHQLDPDYGDIWKTVCADQYNKYNENMFEVANGVGYSGDIGTLMGRQMDGNLGYGQRGFGGTYVSTNAYYFYSFTPTDQRRDYACYWPTYKADSDWGDKANREVMNNDIMNVRLGKWSFWWTSDTYRSIAATATARTPTGINWILMRYPDVLLMFAEARYALDGNANQIDPVAGISPRQALEQVRERAFGAGSPEIANYDSDFFEAIVNERAWEFGGESIRKLDLVRWGLLDSKIEEMKQAMLYMMDGTKEVRIFDKVYQPSSFPTKLYYAYDGNKEFIDWSTVNFYSQRNANPDPNVYREINWFPNNYWDNDPENPQTADDAETLIKNSGKVLACASGLRASYDYSNLISALRWGNEIQTWINQNIHQLGNNECNYRHLYPIYYEDVYKSDGYLSNSYGY
- a CDS encoding DUF5123 domain-containing protein, whose amino-acid sequence is MKKTGLYLLAGLFIGGMAACEDANDWGYDAAHDRPFRPTQFETVEELPTSVQVSFKGVQDATKYVFEFSKGDSLLFNNIVRTDEVLADTLTPFSESPLVVSTEYRVWFQDLDGTSRYSIRMKGVDERTGRESGYIALCFDTPNEQIFTNVIPGTNSAVLNWDATKEATTIKYGEEVETQPETETTPAVLDTIWAEPVALTSDMQGQLTLEGLKSGTNYIAQIWNNAADEVLRGTYDFRTLGSATAAPIEVKAGDDINALLAGQTGDVTLSFSGDAAYTAGELIVPEGIANLYIAGNMVNGQMPKLTMGKFTFQAPLNNVYVQYVDIVSDGSAQFLVEIGDANFFKNITFEGCNISDVPRSIVRLNSGDAEVEGITISGCLIHNVALSGYGLLNIGKAKSLQSVVIRNNTLWNITDQIIDLRVEVEEFEYTQNTFYNDANTGIPKFFRLDKQPKSITVTSSIFSGPNGGSKTNAGNSDYNWLSYAGCYRTSDLQIDSREFTDARVLSYTAAELFADPDNGDFHFNPDLHFEGDGEAGDSRWWTK
- a CDS encoding diacylglycerol kinase family protein, yielding MKNDGFTFRKRMKSFRYAFRGIYLLVRYEHNAWIHCAITACVLAAGFLAGLSRIEWVAIVLCIGMVFAAEALNSSIEALADRVSPAYDEAIRRTKDLAAGAVLILAIASAAIGLLIFIPKLY
- a CDS encoding phosphatase PAP2 family protein: MKLKAFTLYILLLLTLPLSAQQIEVSGSRKAVRTSGDVGAVLLPVAGLTAVLIQKDWEGLKQGAFSALATAGVTYALKYSIRKDRPDHSDRHSFPSMHTATSFAAAAFIQRRYGWKWGLPAYVLSTYVGWSRIYGKKHDGWDVLAGAAIGAGCSYIFTRPFAQKHQLTINPVAGDGCVGIYTSMRF
- a CDS encoding exodeoxyribonuclease III, whose protein sequence is MKLISWNVNGLRACCDKGFRDAFTRLNADFFCLQETKMQAGQLDLAFDGYTSYWNYAEKKGYSGTAIFTRHQPLNVSYGMGIDEHDREGRVITLEMENFYLVTVYTPNSQDGLKRLDYRMTWEDAFRRYLLELDAKKPVLVCGDLNVAHKEIDLKNPKTNRMNAGFTDQEREKFQTLLDAGFIDTFRYFYPEQEGIYSWWSYRFRAREKNAGWRIDYFLASARLAGKLESAAIHTEIFGSDHCPVEVCVRI